In the genome of Pseudomonas sp. P5_109, one region contains:
- a CDS encoding Na+/H+ antiporter subunit E yields MKRLFPAPLLSLALGLLWLLLNLSTSPGNLLLGAALGFCAPLMMRRLRPLPVRIRRPGVILRLVLVVGRDVLVSNLAVAWNVLNAGRRPPRSRFIKVPLDLRDANGLAALSMITTVVPGTVWSELALDRSILLLHVFDLDDEALFIQHFKATYERPLMEIFE; encoded by the coding sequence ATGAAGCGCCTGTTTCCTGCGCCCTTGCTGTCGCTGGCCTTGGGGCTGCTGTGGCTGTTGCTGAACCTGTCGACAAGCCCCGGCAATCTGCTGCTGGGGGCGGCGCTGGGGTTTTGTGCGCCGCTGATGATGCGCAGGCTGCGCCCGCTGCCGGTGCGCATCCGTCGTCCCGGGGTGATCCTGCGCCTGGTCCTGGTGGTCGGGCGTGATGTGCTGGTGTCCAACCTCGCCGTGGCCTGGAACGTACTCAACGCCGGTCGCCGCCCGCCCCGCTCGCGATTCATCAAGGTGCCACTGGACTTGCGCGACGCCAACGGCCTGGCCGCGCTGTCGATGATCACCACGGTGGTGCCCGGTACGGTCTGGTCGGAGCTGGCGCTGGACCGCAGCATCCTGCTGTTGCATGTCTTCGACCTGGACGATGAGGCGCTGTTCATCCAGCACTTCAAGGCGACCTACGAACGTCCGTTGATGGAGATCTTCGAATGA
- a CDS encoding K+/H+ antiporter subunit F, with product MSPLLSNAILLSLFFFSLAMILTLIRLFKGPSAQDRVLALDYLYIVAMLMMLTLGIRYASDTYFEAALLIALFGFVGSFALAKFLLRGEVIE from the coding sequence ATGAGCCCGTTGCTGTCGAACGCGATCCTGCTGAGCCTGTTCTTCTTTTCCCTGGCGATGATCCTGACCCTGATCCGCCTGTTCAAGGGGCCGTCGGCCCAGGACCGGGTCCTGGCGCTGGACTACCTGTACATCGTCGCGATGCTGATGATGCTGACGCTGGGTATCCGTTATGCCAGTGACACCTACTTCGAGGCGGCGCTGCTGATTGCACTGTTTGGTTTCGTCGGCTCGTTCGCCCTGGCGAAATTCCTGCTGCGTGGTGAGGTGATCGAATGA
- a CDS encoding Na+/H+ antiporter subunit G, with protein MNTPLSLWVEVPVAILLVLGSLFALIGATGLLRMKDYFQRMHPPALASTLGAWCVALASIIYFSALKSAPVLHAWLIPILLAITVPVTTLLLARAALFRKRMAGDDVPAEVSSRRTESGS; from the coding sequence ATGAATACGCCATTGTCGTTGTGGGTGGAAGTCCCGGTGGCGATCCTGCTGGTGCTCGGCAGCCTGTTCGCATTGATCGGTGCCACGGGCCTGCTGCGCATGAAAGACTACTTCCAGCGCATGCACCCGCCGGCCCTGGCCTCGACACTCGGGGCCTGGTGCGTGGCATTGGCTTCGATCATCTACTTTTCGGCGCTCAAGTCCGCGCCGGTACTGCACGCCTGGCTGATTCCGATCCTGCTGGCGATTACCGTGCCGGTGACCACCTTGCTGCTGGCCCGGGCGGCGCTGTTCCGCAAACGCATGGCTGGGGATGATGTGCCGGCCGAGGTGAGCAGTCGGCGGACCGAGAGCGGTAGTTAG
- a CDS encoding DUF3995 domain-containing protein, producing the protein MTLLLAQWLVTIFAAISLVHVYWALGGEWAAVAAVPQVPQEGSAQLRPAFKPRGWITLVVAGMLLLIAVLVCFRVGWCLPPLHHWSLQWLISAIAILLFARAIGDSELVGFFKEVKGSKFARLDTWVYSPLCVVLGAGLLAVAWI; encoded by the coding sequence ATGACCTTGTTGTTGGCTCAGTGGCTGGTGACGATCTTCGCGGCGATCAGTCTGGTGCATGTGTATTGGGCGCTGGGTGGTGAGTGGGCGGCGGTGGCGGCGGTCCCGCAAGTACCGCAGGAGGGCAGCGCGCAACTGCGACCGGCGTTCAAGCCACGCGGCTGGATCACCCTGGTGGTGGCCGGGATGTTGCTGTTGATTGCCGTGCTGGTGTGCTTTCGGGTGGGTTGGTGCCTGCCACCCTTGCATCACTGGTCATTGCAGTGGTTGATCAGCGCGATTGCGATTTTGCTGTTTGCCCGGGCCATTGGCGATTCGGAGCTGGTGGGGTTTTTCAAGGAGGTCAAAGGCTCGAAGTTTGCCCGGCTCGACACCTGGGTTTACTCGCCGTTGTGTGTGGTGCTGGGGGCGGGGTTGTTGGCGGTGGCCTGGATTTGA